The following are encoded in a window of Magnolia sinica isolate HGM2019 chromosome 11, MsV1, whole genome shotgun sequence genomic DNA:
- the LOC131218709 gene encoding chloride channel protein CLC-e isoform X4: protein MALACCIWNFPNPISYSLLRLGSSAGNRSPPPHLAKQRSNAARCYDLLRFHCRHGKSNQGVVLPPPASLPEVRGGGEGGVEEEKKDQTGDRRELGKEPRGIAFSTAMIEEAISPDGFMVISACLVGLLTGMGVVLFNNTVHEIRDFFWDGIPARGASWLREEPIEEIWQQVILVPVCGGVMVGMLNSIRSALDTSGGILSSNLKAALKPFLKALAASITLGTGNSLGPEGPSVEIGASIAKGVGNLFERGGERRLSLVAAGSAAGISSGFNAAVAGCFFAVESVLWPSPVDSSSSLANTTSMVILSAVIASVVSEVGLGSDPAFTVPEYDFRSPSELPLYLLLGVLCGLVSLTLSKCTSYAVKAVGNAQKATGMPKAAFPVLGGLAVGLIALAYPEILYWGFENVDILLESRPFVKGLPADLLLQLVGVKILTTSLCRASGLVGGYYAPSLFIGAATGMAYGKFASYAISQSDPIFHLSILEVASPQAYGLVGMAATLAGVCQVPLTSVLLLFELTQDYRIVLPLLGAVGLSSWIASSQTRNKEARDRMSSLEAKTSTIQKPETSSLFSSQISSVSASGAYVNELCELESSLCVDDYRTETKKLEERILVSQAMRTRYVTVLRGTSLTEAVTLMFAEKQSCAVIVDGDNFVIGLVTLGDVQEFSKVARSRSKNPEAGTEAYDF from the exons ATGGCTTTAGCATGCTGCATATGGAATtttccaaacccgatttcctactCGCTTCTTCGCTTGGGTTCTTCTGCTGGCAACAGATCTCCCCCTCCTCATCTTGCCAAGCAGCGTTCAAATGCGGCCCGCTGCTATGATTTGCTTCGATTCCATTGTCGTCATGGCAAATCTAATCAGGGCGTGGTGCTGCCACCCCCTGCCAGTCTGCCTGAAgtaagaggaggaggagaaggaggaGTTGAGGAGGAGAAAAAAGATCAAACAGGTGATAGAAGAGAGCTGGGTAAAGAGCCGAGAGGGATAGCATTTTCGACGGCGATGATAGAAGAAGCTATCTCCCCTGACGGTTTCATGGTCATCAGCGCTTGTTTAGTGGGGCTCCTCACTGGCATGGGCGTTGTGCTCTTTAATAACACT GTGCATGAAATACGGGATTTTTTCTGGGATGGAATTCCTGCCCGAGGAGCTTCATGGTTGAGAGAGGAGCCCATTGAAGAAATTTGGCAACAAGTAATATTAGTTCCTGTTTGTGGGGGTGTGATGGTAGGCATGCTGAACAGCATACGGAGTGCTCTTGACACATCAGGAGGTATCCTGTCATCTAACTTGAAAGCcgcattgaaaccatttttgaaGGCATTGGCTGCTTCCATCACCCTTGGGACAGGGAATTCATTGGGGCCTGAAGGTCCCAGTGTTGAAATAGGTGCATCCATAGCCAAGGGAGTGGGTAATTTATTTGAGAGAGGTGGTGAAAGAAGGCTGTCTCTTGTGGCTGCAGGATCAGCTGCTGGAATTTCATCAG GGTTCAATGCTGCGGTTGCTGGCTGCTTTTTTGCTGTGGAATCCGTCTTATGGCCATCCCCAGTAGATTCGTCCTCATCCCTTGCAAATACAACCTCTATGGTGATACTCAGTGCTGTGATAGCATCCGTGGTTTCTGAAGTTGGTCTTGGTTCAGATCCAGCTTTCACAGTTCCAGAATATGATTTCCGTTCTCCAAGCG AACTTCCATTGTATCTTTTGCTGGGTGTCCTCTGTGGGTTGGTTTCACTAACCTTATCTAAGTGCACATCATATGCGGTTAAGGCTGTTGGCAATGCACAGAAGGCTACAGGAATGCCAAAGGCTGCATTTCCTGTGCTGGGTGGCTTGGCTGTTGGGCTAATAGCTTTAGCATATCCGGAGATTCTTTATTGGGGTTTTGAGAATGTTGACATTTTGCTGGAATCACGACCGTTTGTGAAAGGCCTCCCTGCTGATCTATTACTTCAGCTAGTGGGGGTAAAGATACTCACAACTTCATTGTGCCGAGCTTCTGGATTGGTAGGAGGCTACTATGCACCATCTCTCTTCATAGGCGCAGCAACGGGCATGGCATATGGAAAATTTGCTAGCTATGCTATTTCTCAGTCAGATCCTATCTTTCATCTCTCTATCTTGGAAGTGGCATCACCTCAAGCATATGGCCTG GTGGGGATGGCTGCTACTCTTGCAGGTGTGTGTCAAGTACCTTTGACATCAGTTTTGCTACTTTTTGAGCTGACACAGGACTACCGCATAGTTCTACCACTACTGGGGGCTGTGGGATTATCCTCATGGATTGCGTCATCCCAAACAAGAAATAAGGAAGCCAGAGATAGAATGTCATCTTTGGAAGCAAAGACCAGCACCATACAGAAACCTGAAACATCTTCATTGTTTTCAAGTCAGATATCTTCTGTTTCTGCAAGTGGAGCCTATGTGAATGAGCTCTGTGAACTGGAGAGTTCACTCTGTGTGGATGATTACAGAACTGAAACAAAAAAGTTGGAAGAAAGGATTCTTGTTTCACAAGCTATGCGAACAAGATATGTTACTGTCTTGAGGGGCACTTCTTTAACGGAAGCAGTGACTCTCATGTTTGCAGAGAAGCAGTCGTGTGCAGTTATAGTTGATGGTGACAACTTCGTGATAGGATTGGTGACACTCGGAGATGTTCAAGAGTTCAGCAAAGTGGCAAGATCCAGGTCCAAGAACCCTGAG GCAGGTACGGAAGCTTATGATTTCTGA
- the LOC131218709 gene encoding chloride channel protein CLC-e isoform X2, translating into MALACCIWNFPNPISYSLLRLGSSAGNRSPPPHLAKQRSNAARCYDLLRFHCRHGKSNQGVVLPPPASLPEVRGGGEGGVEEEKKDQTGDRRELGKEPRGIAFSTAMIEEAISPDGFMVISACLVGLLTGMGVVLFNNTVHEIRDFFWDGIPARGASWLREEPIEEIWQQVILVPVCGGVMVGMLNSIRSALDTSGGILSSNLKAALKPFLKALAASITLGTGNSLGPEGPSVEIGASIAKGVGNLFERGGERRLSLVAAGSAAGISSGFNAAVAGCFFAVESVLWPSPVDSSSSLANTTSMVILSAVIASVVSEVGLGSDPAFTVPEYDFRSPSELPLYLLLGVLCGLVSLTLSKCTSYAVKAVGNAQKATGMPKAAFPVLGGLAVGLIALAYPEILYWGFENVDILLESRPFVKGLPADLLLQLVGVKILTTSLCRASGLVGGYYAPSLFIGAATGMAYGKFASYAISQSDPIFHLSILEVASPQAYGLVGMAATLAGVCQVPLTSVLLLFELTQDYRIVLPLLGAVGLSSWIASSQTRNKEARDRMSSLEAKTSTIQKPETSSLFSSQISSVSASGAYVNELCELESSLCVDDYRTETKKLEERILVSQAMRTRYVTVLRGTSLTEAVTLMFAEKQSCAVIVDGDNFVIGLVTLGDVQEFSKVARSRSKNPEVRKLMISEMCNLDGEGCREVWTITPSMSLLFAERIMTRYSVNQLPVVSEHVEDRKGGHLVGLLDRECINLACRAIATKEFLSLSSTIERPDS; encoded by the exons ATGGCTTTAGCATGCTGCATATGGAATtttccaaacccgatttcctactCGCTTCTTCGCTTGGGTTCTTCTGCTGGCAACAGATCTCCCCCTCCTCATCTTGCCAAGCAGCGTTCAAATGCGGCCCGCTGCTATGATTTGCTTCGATTCCATTGTCGTCATGGCAAATCTAATCAGGGCGTGGTGCTGCCACCCCCTGCCAGTCTGCCTGAAgtaagaggaggaggagaaggaggaGTTGAGGAGGAGAAAAAAGATCAAACAGGTGATAGAAGAGAGCTGGGTAAAGAGCCGAGAGGGATAGCATTTTCGACGGCGATGATAGAAGAAGCTATCTCCCCTGACGGTTTCATGGTCATCAGCGCTTGTTTAGTGGGGCTCCTCACTGGCATGGGCGTTGTGCTCTTTAATAACACT GTGCATGAAATACGGGATTTTTTCTGGGATGGAATTCCTGCCCGAGGAGCTTCATGGTTGAGAGAGGAGCCCATTGAAGAAATTTGGCAACAAGTAATATTAGTTCCTGTTTGTGGGGGTGTGATGGTAGGCATGCTGAACAGCATACGGAGTGCTCTTGACACATCAGGAGGTATCCTGTCATCTAACTTGAAAGCcgcattgaaaccatttttgaaGGCATTGGCTGCTTCCATCACCCTTGGGACAGGGAATTCATTGGGGCCTGAAGGTCCCAGTGTTGAAATAGGTGCATCCATAGCCAAGGGAGTGGGTAATTTATTTGAGAGAGGTGGTGAAAGAAGGCTGTCTCTTGTGGCTGCAGGATCAGCTGCTGGAATTTCATCAG GGTTCAATGCTGCGGTTGCTGGCTGCTTTTTTGCTGTGGAATCCGTCTTATGGCCATCCCCAGTAGATTCGTCCTCATCCCTTGCAAATACAACCTCTATGGTGATACTCAGTGCTGTGATAGCATCCGTGGTTTCTGAAGTTGGTCTTGGTTCAGATCCAGCTTTCACAGTTCCAGAATATGATTTCCGTTCTCCAAGCG AACTTCCATTGTATCTTTTGCTGGGTGTCCTCTGTGGGTTGGTTTCACTAACCTTATCTAAGTGCACATCATATGCGGTTAAGGCTGTTGGCAATGCACAGAAGGCTACAGGAATGCCAAAGGCTGCATTTCCTGTGCTGGGTGGCTTGGCTGTTGGGCTAATAGCTTTAGCATATCCGGAGATTCTTTATTGGGGTTTTGAGAATGTTGACATTTTGCTGGAATCACGACCGTTTGTGAAAGGCCTCCCTGCTGATCTATTACTTCAGCTAGTGGGGGTAAAGATACTCACAACTTCATTGTGCCGAGCTTCTGGATTGGTAGGAGGCTACTATGCACCATCTCTCTTCATAGGCGCAGCAACGGGCATGGCATATGGAAAATTTGCTAGCTATGCTATTTCTCAGTCAGATCCTATCTTTCATCTCTCTATCTTGGAAGTGGCATCACCTCAAGCATATGGCCTG GTGGGGATGGCTGCTACTCTTGCAGGTGTGTGTCAAGTACCTTTGACATCAGTTTTGCTACTTTTTGAGCTGACACAGGACTACCGCATAGTTCTACCACTACTGGGGGCTGTGGGATTATCCTCATGGATTGCGTCATCCCAAACAAGAAATAAGGAAGCCAGAGATAGAATGTCATCTTTGGAAGCAAAGACCAGCACCATACAGAAACCTGAAACATCTTCATTGTTTTCAAGTCAGATATCTTCTGTTTCTGCAAGTGGAGCCTATGTGAATGAGCTCTGTGAACTGGAGAGTTCACTCTGTGTGGATGATTACAGAACTGAAACAAAAAAGTTGGAAGAAAGGATTCTTGTTTCACAAGCTATGCGAACAAGATATGTTACTGTCTTGAGGGGCACTTCTTTAACGGAAGCAGTGACTCTCATGTTTGCAGAGAAGCAGTCGTGTGCAGTTATAGTTGATGGTGACAACTTCGTGATAGGATTGGTGACACTCGGAGATGTTCAAGAGTTCAGCAAAGTGGCAAGATCCAGGTCCAAGAACCCTGAG GTACGGAAGCTTATGATTTCTGAAATGTGCAACTTGGATGGTGAAGGATGTAGAGAAGTCTGGACTATAACACCTAGCATGAGTCTTCTTTTCGCAGAAAGGATTATGACTAGATATAGTGTGAATCAACTTCCGGTTGTATCGGAACATGTTGAGGACCGTAAGGGAGGACACCTGGTTGGTCTTCTGGACAGAGAATGTATTAATCTTGCTTGCAG AGCCATTGCTACCAAGGAATTTCTAAGTCTGTCCTCTACAATAGAAAGGCCTGATTCTTAG
- the LOC131218709 gene encoding chloride channel protein CLC-e isoform X3: MALACCIWNFPNPISYSLLRLGSSAGNRSPPPHLAKQRSNAARCYDLLRFHCRHGKSNQGVVLPPPASLPEVRGGGEGGVEEEKKDQTGDRRELGKEPRGIAFSTAMIEEAISPDGFMVISACLVGLLTGMGVVLFNNTVHEIRDFFWDGIPARGASWLREEPIEEIWQQVILVPVCGGVMVGMLNSIRSALDTSGGILSSNLKAALKPFLKALAASITLGTGNSLGPEGPSVEIGASIAKGVGNLFERGGERRLSLVAAGSAAGISSGFNAAVAGCFFAVESVLWPSPVDSSSSLANTTSMVILSAVIASVVSEVGLGSDPAFTVPEYDFRSPSELPLYLLLGVLCGLVSLTLSKCTSYAVKAVGNAQKATGMPKAAFPVLGGLAVGLIALAYPEILYWGFENVDILLESRPFVKGLPADLLLQLVGVKILTTSLCRASGLVGGYYAPSLFIGAATGMAYGKFASYAISQSDPIFHLSILEVASPQAYGLVGMAATLAGVCQVPLTSVLLLFELTQDYRIVLPLLGAVGLSSWIASSQTRNKEARDRMSSLEAKTSTIQKPETSSLFSSQISSVSASGAYVNELCELESSLCVDDYRTETKKLEERILVSQAMRTRYVTVLRGTSLTEAVTLMFAEKQSCAVIVDGDNFVIGLVTLGDVQEFSKVARSRSKNPESHCYQGISKSVLYNRKA, from the exons ATGGCTTTAGCATGCTGCATATGGAATtttccaaacccgatttcctactCGCTTCTTCGCTTGGGTTCTTCTGCTGGCAACAGATCTCCCCCTCCTCATCTTGCCAAGCAGCGTTCAAATGCGGCCCGCTGCTATGATTTGCTTCGATTCCATTGTCGTCATGGCAAATCTAATCAGGGCGTGGTGCTGCCACCCCCTGCCAGTCTGCCTGAAgtaagaggaggaggagaaggaggaGTTGAGGAGGAGAAAAAAGATCAAACAGGTGATAGAAGAGAGCTGGGTAAAGAGCCGAGAGGGATAGCATTTTCGACGGCGATGATAGAAGAAGCTATCTCCCCTGACGGTTTCATGGTCATCAGCGCTTGTTTAGTGGGGCTCCTCACTGGCATGGGCGTTGTGCTCTTTAATAACACT GTGCATGAAATACGGGATTTTTTCTGGGATGGAATTCCTGCCCGAGGAGCTTCATGGTTGAGAGAGGAGCCCATTGAAGAAATTTGGCAACAAGTAATATTAGTTCCTGTTTGTGGGGGTGTGATGGTAGGCATGCTGAACAGCATACGGAGTGCTCTTGACACATCAGGAGGTATCCTGTCATCTAACTTGAAAGCcgcattgaaaccatttttgaaGGCATTGGCTGCTTCCATCACCCTTGGGACAGGGAATTCATTGGGGCCTGAAGGTCCCAGTGTTGAAATAGGTGCATCCATAGCCAAGGGAGTGGGTAATTTATTTGAGAGAGGTGGTGAAAGAAGGCTGTCTCTTGTGGCTGCAGGATCAGCTGCTGGAATTTCATCAG GGTTCAATGCTGCGGTTGCTGGCTGCTTTTTTGCTGTGGAATCCGTCTTATGGCCATCCCCAGTAGATTCGTCCTCATCCCTTGCAAATACAACCTCTATGGTGATACTCAGTGCTGTGATAGCATCCGTGGTTTCTGAAGTTGGTCTTGGTTCAGATCCAGCTTTCACAGTTCCAGAATATGATTTCCGTTCTCCAAGCG AACTTCCATTGTATCTTTTGCTGGGTGTCCTCTGTGGGTTGGTTTCACTAACCTTATCTAAGTGCACATCATATGCGGTTAAGGCTGTTGGCAATGCACAGAAGGCTACAGGAATGCCAAAGGCTGCATTTCCTGTGCTGGGTGGCTTGGCTGTTGGGCTAATAGCTTTAGCATATCCGGAGATTCTTTATTGGGGTTTTGAGAATGTTGACATTTTGCTGGAATCACGACCGTTTGTGAAAGGCCTCCCTGCTGATCTATTACTTCAGCTAGTGGGGGTAAAGATACTCACAACTTCATTGTGCCGAGCTTCTGGATTGGTAGGAGGCTACTATGCACCATCTCTCTTCATAGGCGCAGCAACGGGCATGGCATATGGAAAATTTGCTAGCTATGCTATTTCTCAGTCAGATCCTATCTTTCATCTCTCTATCTTGGAAGTGGCATCACCTCAAGCATATGGCCTG GTGGGGATGGCTGCTACTCTTGCAGGTGTGTGTCAAGTACCTTTGACATCAGTTTTGCTACTTTTTGAGCTGACACAGGACTACCGCATAGTTCTACCACTACTGGGGGCTGTGGGATTATCCTCATGGATTGCGTCATCCCAAACAAGAAATAAGGAAGCCAGAGATAGAATGTCATCTTTGGAAGCAAAGACCAGCACCATACAGAAACCTGAAACATCTTCATTGTTTTCAAGTCAGATATCTTCTGTTTCTGCAAGTGGAGCCTATGTGAATGAGCTCTGTGAACTGGAGAGTTCACTCTGTGTGGATGATTACAGAACTGAAACAAAAAAGTTGGAAGAAAGGATTCTTGTTTCACAAGCTATGCGAACAAGATATGTTACTGTCTTGAGGGGCACTTCTTTAACGGAAGCAGTGACTCTCATGTTTGCAGAGAAGCAGTCGTGTGCAGTTATAGTTGATGGTGACAACTTCGTGATAGGATTGGTGACACTCGGAGATGTTCAAGAGTTCAGCAAAGTGGCAAGATCCAGGTCCAAGAACCCTGAG AGCCATTGCTACCAAGGAATTTCTAAGTCTGTCCTCTACAATAGAAAGGCCTGA
- the LOC131218709 gene encoding chloride channel protein CLC-e isoform X1, which translates to MALACCIWNFPNPISYSLLRLGSSAGNRSPPPHLAKQRSNAARCYDLLRFHCRHGKSNQGVVLPPPASLPEVRGGGEGGVEEEKKDQTGDRRELGKEPRGIAFSTAMIEEAISPDGFMVISACLVGLLTGMGVVLFNNTVHEIRDFFWDGIPARGASWLREEPIEEIWQQVILVPVCGGVMVGMLNSIRSALDTSGGILSSNLKAALKPFLKALAASITLGTGNSLGPEGPSVEIGASIAKGVGNLFERGGERRLSLVAAGSAAGISSGFNAAVAGCFFAVESVLWPSPVDSSSSLANTTSMVILSAVIASVVSEVGLGSDPAFTVPEYDFRSPSELPLYLLLGVLCGLVSLTLSKCTSYAVKAVGNAQKATGMPKAAFPVLGGLAVGLIALAYPEILYWGFENVDILLESRPFVKGLPADLLLQLVGVKILTTSLCRASGLVGGYYAPSLFIGAATGMAYGKFASYAISQSDPIFHLSILEVASPQAYGLVGMAATLAGVCQVPLTSVLLLFELTQDYRIVLPLLGAVGLSSWIASSQTRNKEARDRMSSLEAKTSTIQKPETSSLFSSQISSVSASGAYVNELCELESSLCVDDYRTETKKLEERILVSQAMRTRYVTVLRGTSLTEAVTLMFAEKQSCAVIVDGDNFVIGLVTLGDVQEFSKVARSRSKNPEVRKLMISEMCNLDGEGCREVWTITPSMSLLFAERIMTRYSVNQLPVVSEHVEDRKGGHLVGLLDRECINLACRSDQKVCYNLQKKWMDENTTGKFFLTAKLFLTFWSPSQVTSEQVMGVISGMGIYIVGSAGRKA; encoded by the exons ATGGCTTTAGCATGCTGCATATGGAATtttccaaacccgatttcctactCGCTTCTTCGCTTGGGTTCTTCTGCTGGCAACAGATCTCCCCCTCCTCATCTTGCCAAGCAGCGTTCAAATGCGGCCCGCTGCTATGATTTGCTTCGATTCCATTGTCGTCATGGCAAATCTAATCAGGGCGTGGTGCTGCCACCCCCTGCCAGTCTGCCTGAAgtaagaggaggaggagaaggaggaGTTGAGGAGGAGAAAAAAGATCAAACAGGTGATAGAAGAGAGCTGGGTAAAGAGCCGAGAGGGATAGCATTTTCGACGGCGATGATAGAAGAAGCTATCTCCCCTGACGGTTTCATGGTCATCAGCGCTTGTTTAGTGGGGCTCCTCACTGGCATGGGCGTTGTGCTCTTTAATAACACT GTGCATGAAATACGGGATTTTTTCTGGGATGGAATTCCTGCCCGAGGAGCTTCATGGTTGAGAGAGGAGCCCATTGAAGAAATTTGGCAACAAGTAATATTAGTTCCTGTTTGTGGGGGTGTGATGGTAGGCATGCTGAACAGCATACGGAGTGCTCTTGACACATCAGGAGGTATCCTGTCATCTAACTTGAAAGCcgcattgaaaccatttttgaaGGCATTGGCTGCTTCCATCACCCTTGGGACAGGGAATTCATTGGGGCCTGAAGGTCCCAGTGTTGAAATAGGTGCATCCATAGCCAAGGGAGTGGGTAATTTATTTGAGAGAGGTGGTGAAAGAAGGCTGTCTCTTGTGGCTGCAGGATCAGCTGCTGGAATTTCATCAG GGTTCAATGCTGCGGTTGCTGGCTGCTTTTTTGCTGTGGAATCCGTCTTATGGCCATCCCCAGTAGATTCGTCCTCATCCCTTGCAAATACAACCTCTATGGTGATACTCAGTGCTGTGATAGCATCCGTGGTTTCTGAAGTTGGTCTTGGTTCAGATCCAGCTTTCACAGTTCCAGAATATGATTTCCGTTCTCCAAGCG AACTTCCATTGTATCTTTTGCTGGGTGTCCTCTGTGGGTTGGTTTCACTAACCTTATCTAAGTGCACATCATATGCGGTTAAGGCTGTTGGCAATGCACAGAAGGCTACAGGAATGCCAAAGGCTGCATTTCCTGTGCTGGGTGGCTTGGCTGTTGGGCTAATAGCTTTAGCATATCCGGAGATTCTTTATTGGGGTTTTGAGAATGTTGACATTTTGCTGGAATCACGACCGTTTGTGAAAGGCCTCCCTGCTGATCTATTACTTCAGCTAGTGGGGGTAAAGATACTCACAACTTCATTGTGCCGAGCTTCTGGATTGGTAGGAGGCTACTATGCACCATCTCTCTTCATAGGCGCAGCAACGGGCATGGCATATGGAAAATTTGCTAGCTATGCTATTTCTCAGTCAGATCCTATCTTTCATCTCTCTATCTTGGAAGTGGCATCACCTCAAGCATATGGCCTG GTGGGGATGGCTGCTACTCTTGCAGGTGTGTGTCAAGTACCTTTGACATCAGTTTTGCTACTTTTTGAGCTGACACAGGACTACCGCATAGTTCTACCACTACTGGGGGCTGTGGGATTATCCTCATGGATTGCGTCATCCCAAACAAGAAATAAGGAAGCCAGAGATAGAATGTCATCTTTGGAAGCAAAGACCAGCACCATACAGAAACCTGAAACATCTTCATTGTTTTCAAGTCAGATATCTTCTGTTTCTGCAAGTGGAGCCTATGTGAATGAGCTCTGTGAACTGGAGAGTTCACTCTGTGTGGATGATTACAGAACTGAAACAAAAAAGTTGGAAGAAAGGATTCTTGTTTCACAAGCTATGCGAACAAGATATGTTACTGTCTTGAGGGGCACTTCTTTAACGGAAGCAGTGACTCTCATGTTTGCAGAGAAGCAGTCGTGTGCAGTTATAGTTGATGGTGACAACTTCGTGATAGGATTGGTGACACTCGGAGATGTTCAAGAGTTCAGCAAAGTGGCAAGATCCAGGTCCAAGAACCCTGAG GTACGGAAGCTTATGATTTCTGAAATGTGCAACTTGGATGGTGAAGGATGTAGAGAAGTCTGGACTATAACACCTAGCATGAGTCTTCTTTTCGCAGAAAGGATTATGACTAGATATAGTGTGAATCAACTTCCGGTTGTATCGGAACATGTTGAGGACCGTAAGGGAGGACACCTGGTTGGTCTTCTGGACAGAGAATGTATTAATCTTGCTTGCAG GTCGGATCAAAAGGTATGCTACAATttacaaaagaaatggatggatgaaaacACTACCGGCAAGTTTTTTCTGACAGCCAAACTATTTCTAACATTCTGGAGCCCCTCACAAGTCACAAGTGAACAGGTTATGGGTGTAATTTCTGGTATGGGGATTTACATCGTGGGGTCCGCAGGACGGAAGGCTTGA